From the genome of Faecalibacterium prausnitzii:
GTCTGTGTGCCTGCGGCCATCACCGGCATCGAGAGCGACGCCGTGGTCGAGGCGGTCATGGCCGCCGGTGCGCGTCAGGTCTACCTCATTGACGAGCCCATCGCCGCAGCCCTCGGCTCCGGCATCGACATCACCCAGCCCGACGGCCGGATGATCATCGACATCGGCGGTGGCACCACGGATATCGCAGTGCTGAGCCTGGGCGGCAAGGTCAAGGCCACCAGCGTCCGCGTGGCGGGCAACCACTACGATGACGAGATCTTGAAGCATGTGCGCAACAAGTTCAGCATCGCCATCGGTCAGCGCACCGCCGAACAGCTGAAAAAGAACGTGGCCTGCTGCCCCCAGAAGGCCGATTTCAACGAGACGATGGAGGTCAAGGGCCGCAGCCTGCTGACCGGCCTGCCCATCCGGGTGAACGTCTCCACCAGCGACCTGTATGAGCCGGTCATGATGCTGAGCGAGCAGATCGGCACGGCGGCTCATCAGGTGCTGGAAAAGACCCCGCCGGAGCTGGCCGGCGACATCTTCCGCAACGGCGTGGTGCTGACGGGCGGCGGTGCCCAGCTGCACGGCTTGCCGGAGTACCTGAGCCAGGAACTCAAGGTCAACGTGGAGGTCTCGCCCGACCCTGTGAACTGTGTGGCGCTGGGCACGGCCATGAGCCTGAGCGTGCGCGACCGGCTGGAGACCGGCTTTACGGATGCGACTCCCCGCATCGGCCGCCGCTGAGCGAAAAGACGTACTTCACGGTTTGGAAAAAATTGCGATATTTTTTGTTCATCGTTGTTGAATCGTGCCGGAAAATATTGTATAATATTTTCAAATCGGTTTTTGCGGGCGGAGCCATGCGCTTTGACCGCAGAAGAATAAATGACTAGGAGGAAGAACATGAATCTGGGTTCTGATGTGGTTATCACCATTACCGGTATCGTATTGGTGTTTGCCATCCTTGTCCTGCTGATGGCGATCATCACGCTGGAGGGCAAGATCTTCGACGGCATGAATGTCAGGAAGGCAGCAGCAAAGGCTGCACCCAAGGCTCCCGCTGCAAAGCCGGCCGCACCTGTTCAGCAGGCTGCTGCTCCTGCTCCTGTGGTGGAAGAGGGCATCCCCGGCGATGTGGTGGCTGCGATCATGGCAGCGATCCACGCAATGGGCAACGGAAAGTACACCCTCAAGGCCGTGCGCCGCAGCAAGAATGGCTGGGGCAAGGCCGGTGTCAACGACACCACCGCACCTTTTTAACACAGGAGGAAGAACATGACACAGTTTATCAGCACTCTGGTCGGTATTTTCCAAAGCTCTGGCTTCGCCCGCTTCGGCGAGCCGGGCGGCTACCTGTACGCAATCATGATTTGCGTCGGCTGCTTCTTGCTGTACCTGGCCATTGTGAAGGAATTTGAGCCCCTGATCCTGCTGCCCATGGCGTTCGGCATGATCCTTGCCAACCTGCCCGGCAGCGGCATCATCCACATGCAGTATTTCGTCGGCGATGGTCTGGAACACCCGATGTGGGTCGAGATCCTGAACAACGGCGGTCTGGCCGATATGCTCTACATGGGCGTTAAGCTGGGCATCTACCCGCCGCTGATCTTCCTGGGCATCGGCACCATGACCGACTTCGCACCCCTGATCTCCAACCCCAAGAGCCTGCTGCTGGGCGCTGCAGCTCAGTTCGGCATCTTCGGTACCTACATGGGCGCCCGCCTGCTGGCAGCCACCGGCCTGGTGGACTTCACCCAGAAGCAGTCTGCTGCCATCGCCATCATCGGCGGTGCAGACGGCCCGACCGCGATCTTCGTCACCTCCCGTCTGGCACCGGAGCTGCTGGGCAGCATCGCCGTGGCAGCATACAGCTATATGGCGCTGGTGCCTGTCATTCAGCCGCCCATCATGAAGGCTCTGACCACTAAGAAAGAGCGTACCGTCGTGATGAAGCAGCTGCGCACCGTGACCAAGACCGAGAAGATCGTCTTCCCCATCATGGTCACCATCATCGTTTCCCTGATCGTTCCGGATGCCGCCGTTCTGGTCGGTATGCTGATGCTGGGCAACCTGATGAAGGAGTCCGGTGTTGTGGACCGTATCCAGAAGACCGCCGGCAACGAGCTGATGAACATCATCACCATCTTCCTGGCGCTGTCCGTTGGCTGCACCACCTCTGCCAACACCTTCCTGAACACCCGCACCCTGTTCATCATCGTGCTGGGTCTGATCGCTTTCTCCTTCGGCACCGCAGCCGGTGTTCTGTGCGGCAAGGTCATGTATGCACTGACCGGCGGCCAGGTCAACCCCCTGATCGGTTCCGCAGGCGTTTCCGCTGTTCCGATGGCGGCCCGCGTTTCTCAGAAGGTCGGCCAGAGCGAGAACCCCTCCAACTTCCTGCTGATGCACGCCATGGGCCCCAACGTCGCTGGCGTGATCGGTTCCGCCGTTGCTGCTGGTATTCTGATCAACATCTTCGGCTAAGCCCTGTTTTGGCAAATTGAAGATTCCAAACCGCCCATCTGTCGGCACTGCGCCGCAGATGGGCGGTTTTTTGTGCGGGAAACTCTGTGCAATAGGGATGAAATGTGATATACTATATCTTAGTGATTCATGGAAAATAGCTTAAAGAACAGGTGAAACAATGGCAATTGATCTCAGGCAGGAATTTTGCGCGCTGCGCGATACCTACATTGAAAAACAGTTCGGCCGCCTGAACGCGATGCAGCGGGAGGCTGTGTTTACCACCAACGGCCCGCTGCTGATCCTGGCAGGTGCCGGAAGCGGCAAGACGACCGTGCTGGTCAACCGCATCGCGAACCTCATCCGCTTTGGTGCGGCGCACGGCTCCCAGTGGGTGCCCCGCGAAGTGACCGAGGACGACGTCAAGGCACTGCGGATGGCCATCATGACGAACACCGATGCCCCTTCCTGGCTGGATGGGATGCTCCGCAAGGATGCGGTGCGCAGCTGGAACGTGATGGCAATCACCTTTACGAACAAGGCGGCAGGGGAGCTGAAGGAGCGTCTGCGGAACATGCTGGGCGGCGAAGAGGGCGACGAGGTGTTCGCCTCTACCTTCCACTCGGCCTGTGTGCGCATCCTGCGCCGCTGGGCGGAGGAGATCGGCTACCCCCGCAGCTTTACCATCTACGACACCGACGATGCCCAGCGCGTGATGAAGAGCGTATACAAAGAGCTGAGCATTGATGACAAATTCTTCCCGGTCAAGAGCGCCATCAACCAGATGAGCCGCTGGAAGGACCAGCTCGTCAGCCCCGAAGAGGCCCTGCGCACCCCGGCGCGGGATACGAAAGGGGCGCTGGCGGCCAAGGTCTATGCGGCCTACGAAAAGAAGCTGAAGGACGCCGGTGCGTTCGATTTCGATGACCTCATCTACCAGACCGTCCAGCTGCTGGCCGGGCATGAGGAGGTGCGGCAGTTCTACCAGAACAAATACCGCTATCTGCTTGTGGACGAATACCAGGACACCAGCGTGGCACAGTTCCGCCTGGTCAGCCTGCTCACCGGGCCGGAAAAGAACATCTGCGTCGTCGGCGACGATGACCAGAGCATTTACCGGTTCCGCGGTGCCACCATCGAGAACATCCTCAATTTTGAGCGCATCTATCCCGGCACAAAGACCATTCGTCTGGAGCAGAATTACCGCTCGACCTCCAATATCCTGAACGCCGCCAACTGCGTCATCCAGCACAACACCGAGCGCAAGGGCAAGACCCTCTGGACGAAGAACGGTGAGGGCGACAAGGTGCAGGTCTACACGGCGGAGAACGAGCAGGATGAGGCCATGCACATCGCGGATGTCATTGGTCAGCACCTCAAAGAGGGCGGGCATCTGGCAGACCACGCGGTGCTCTACCGGATGAACGCGCAGTCGGCCCCCATCGAAAGCTACTTCACCCGCGCCGGCATCCCGCATAAGATCGTGGGCGGCCAGCGCTTCAACGACCGCAAAGAGGTCAAGGACATCCACTCTTATATGTCCATCGTGGCCAACGCCCGCGACGACGTCCGCCTGCGCCGCATCATCAACGAACCGGCGCGGAAGATCGGCAACACGACCATCGAGGTCATCGCAGACCTTGCCGCGCAGGAGAACACGAGTATGCTGGAGATCATCAGCCATGCCGACCAGTACGCGCGGCTGGCCCGCTCCATCATGCCGATCCTGAAATTCTGGCAGATCTACGAGAAATTGCAGGAGTCGCTGGAAACACGGACGCTGGATGAATTTGCGTCCGACGTCATTGAGCTGAGCGGGTACAAGGCCATGCTCGAACAGGAGATCGCCAAGGGCCACGAGGACGCCGCCGACCGGCTGCAGAACCTGGGCCAGCTGGTCAATAACGTGAAAAACTACTGCGACCAGCACGGCGAGGAAGCCACGCTGGAAGGCTACCTCGAAGACATCGCCCTCATCAGCGACATCGACAGCTACAACGAGAGCAGCGACCAGGTGGTCCTGATGACCATCCACTCGGCCAAGGGGTTGGAATTTCCATATGTGTTCCTCATCGGCATGGAGGAGGGCGTCTTCCCCAGCGAGATGAGCAAATACTCCGAGGCAGACCTCGAAGAGGAACGCCGCCTGGCCTATGTCGGCATCACCCGCGCCAAAAAGGAGCTTTACATCTCCAACAGCGTGACCCGGATGCTCTATGGCCGCACCCAGCGCAACGAGCCCAGCCGCTTTTTGCGCGAGATCGAGCCGGAGTACATCGCGGAGACCCGCAGCCCGGCGCTGGAGCGCCGCTCTCAGCTGGGCGGCTGGGGCTCGGCCTACAGCGATACCGTGCCGGGCGGCGCGTCGGGCTACTCCGGTGCCTCCGGCTGGGGCCGCAGCCGTTCCGGCGGTTCCGGTTCCAGTTCCGGCAGCCGCTCCGGCTACCTGAATGCGGAGTACAACGGCGGAAGCCGGGGCTTCGGGGCCGACTACGCCGGGCGAGGCACGTCCGGGTCGGCCAGCGGGGACAGCCGCAGCCGTTCGGGCGGTTTTGGCTCCGGTTATGGCCGTGCCGCAGCCCCCAAGGCTCCGGCGAAACCGGTGCAGTTCACCGGGGCACCGGCGGCAAAGCCTGCCGCCAGCACCCCGAAACACTACGAGCCGGGGGATATCGTGGAGCATAAAGTGTTTGGCCGCGGCAAGGTGCTCAAGGTCAAGCCTGCCGCAGGCGACCAGATCGTAGAGATCAACTTTGAAAAGGTCGGCGTGAAAAAGACCATGGCAAACTTCGCGCCGCTGACAAAAATAACGGAGGAATGACAGATGATGACAGTCCGATTGATCGCGCATACGCCGGAGCCGGAAAAGGTGGTGGCCGCAGCGGCGAAGCTCTGCTATTCCGACGCCCACATCACCGACCTGCTGGACGGCCTGACCGAGGAGAAGACGGCCAGCTTCCTGACCATGCTCAGCGACCTTGGCCACGCCAGCCCCATAGAACATGCCAGCTTCACCTTTGGCATCGAGGGCGTCAGCCGCACCCTGCTGGCCCAGATCACCCGCCACCGCATCGCATCGTTCAGCGTGCAGAGCCAGCGCTATGTCCGGCTGGACGACTTCCGTTATGTCATCCCGCCGGAGATCGAGGCCATCCCCGAAGCGAAGGAAGCCTTTCTCGCCAGCATGAACGAGGACGCGGCGCGCTACCTTGACCTCGTGAAAAAGCTGGAGGAGGGCCACACCGCCCGCCTGATGGCAGAGGGAATGCCCGAAAAACAGGCCCGCGCCAAGGCTTCCAAGCAGGCCAATGAGGACGCCCGCTTCGTGCTGCCCAATGCCTGCGAGACCAAGATGGTCGTCACCATGAACGCCCGCAGCCTGCAGAACTTCTTCCATCTGCGGTGCTGCAGCCGCGCCCAGTGGGAGATCCGGGCGCTGGCCGAAGAGATGCTGCGGCTGGTCTACCCGGTGGCACCCCATCTCTTCCGCACGGCTGGCCCGGCGTGTGTTTCCGGCCCCTGCCCGGAGGGCAGGATGTGCTGCGGCAAGACCGCCGAGGTGCGGGCGCAGTATGCCGCTTTGAAGGGGGAACCCGTATGAGCCACGGAAAACTCATCGTGCTGGAAGGGCTGGACGGCAGCGGCAAGGCCACCCAGGCCAAGCGTCTGGCTGCAGCACTGGCCGCCGAGGGCAGGCTGGTGCGGGAGATCACCTTCCCGAACTATGCCAGCGATTCGAGCGCACTGGTCCGGATGTATCTGGCCGGACAGTTCGGCGCGAGACCCGACGACGTGAACGCATACGCAGCATCGAGCTTTTATGCGGTAGACCGCTATGCGGGCTACAAAGCCGACTGGGGGAGATTCTACGAAGAGGGCGGCATCCTCATCGCCGACCGGTACACCACCTCCAATGCGGTGCACCAGTGCTCGAAGCTGCCGCCGGAAGAATGGGAGCAGTTTCTGCACTGGCTGTTCGATTACGAGTTCCATCTGCTGGGGCTGCCCGCACCGGACTGCGTGATCTATTTACAGGTGGACCCTGCCGTGAGCCAGAAGCTGATGACCCAGCGCTACCACGGCGACGAGAGCAAAAAGGACGTCCACGAAAAGGATGTGGAGTATCTGGCCCGCAGCCGCAGAGCGGCTGAGTTCTGCGCCGCTCACCTGGGCTGGCAGACTGTGCCCTGCACCTGCGGGGACGGGATGCGCAGCATTGAAGAGATCGGGCAGGAGGTCCGCCGACGGGTGGACGCGGCCCTTGCGGAATAACGCACAATTGACCTGCGCCGGGCAGGCGCAGGGATACCCATGCGTAGGAGGTAGGTGTTTTTATGTACCGTTTGATGCAGCCGTCCGACCGGGCGGAGATCCTGGTGCTGTGGCAGCGCGAACATGGGGAGGACGAAACGTTCCTCGCCAACACCATCGAGCGCTTTGCCGGGGAGCAGAATGTCTATGTAGCGGAGGAAAATGACCACATCGAGGCCGTGGCTATGGCGGTGCCGGTCTCGCTGCAGGGGCGGCCTGGCTGCTGCCTGTACGGCCTGACCGGGCAGGGCAGCCTGATCCTGGCGGGCCTGGTAGACCACCTGTGCACCCAGCAGAAACAGAAAGGGGCCGGGTTCGTGGTCGTTGTGCCCAGCGGGAACGAGCAGGCGGCGCTATTGCAGGATAAGGGCTTCCAGTGGGCCTTCCCGCTGCGGTGCCTGCCCCGCGAGGTAGACCGCAACCTGTGGAGCCAGGCCGAGTTCGACACCGTCACGGCCAAAAAGCTCTGTGAGTTGCGGGCGAGATTCTGGGCCGACACCGTGCAGCTGCCGCCGGAACAGATGGCCGTGGTGCTGGGGGATCTGTACTCCCGCGGGGCCACCATCGTCTCGAACGATAACGGCTACGGAATATATTTCCGCAAGGAGGACACCCTTTATTTTGTGGAGATGATGGCCACCGGCGACCGTGCCGCAGAGATCCTGATGGAAGCGGCCCGCGAAAAAGAGGTCATCGTGGAAAAGGCCGTCATCACCGTAGGGGCCGCGCAGAACCTCTTCCTTGGCGAGGGCACCCGGCAGGATTATGGAATGATCCGCTTTGAGGGCGAACCCTTTGATGTGAGCGAGAGCTATATGCGGCTGATGTTGGACTGAAAGGAACATGCAGATGGCAAGTAACCATACGAGACCCCGCAAAAAAGGCGGTGCGCTGAAGATCCTGCTCGTGCTGCTGGTGCTCGTGCTGGCGGCGGCGGGCGGCGCATTCCTGCTGGCAAAGCGCGAGATCGACGGCGGCACCCGGCAGGACGCTGTGACCGTGGAGATCGCGCAGGGCAGCGGTGTGAGCACCATTGCCCGGCAGCTGAAGGAAGCGGGCGTCATCCGGTTCCCGCAGCTGTTCCGGTGGTACGTCAGCCGCAAAGACGCGGCGGCGAAGCTTCAGTACGGCGAATTTTCGCTGGAACCCGGCAGCTCCTACGATGCGCTCATCGAGGCGCTTTCCGAGTATGCCAAAGCAGATTCCGTCCGCCTGACCTTCCCGGAGGGCACGACGGCCATCGCCATCGCACAGAAGATGGAGCAGGCCGGGCTGTGTACCGCAAAGGAGTTTCTCGAAGAGGCCAACACCGGCGATTTCAGCGAATACACGTTCTGGCAGCATGTCCCCGATGACTCGGATGCCCCAGACCGTTTTTTGAAATGTGAGGGCTATCTCTTCCCGGATACCTACGAATTCCTCGCGGATGATACGGTGCACAACTACGTTGCAACGTTCTATTCGCATTTTGACCGGCAGTTCACCGACGCGATGTACAAGGAGCTGGATCAGCAGGGCCTGAGCCTTTCGGAGGTCATCACGCTGGCATCCTTCGTGCAGGAGGAGGCCGGCAACGACCAGGACAACAATGTGGCCCAGGTCTTCCGCAACCGTCTGGCAGAAGGCTCGCCCTACCCCAAGCTGCAAAGCAACACGTCCAGCTATGTCCAGAGCGATGCAGACAACAACTATCTCTGGAACTGGGTGGCCCCCTGGTACGGCGGCTGGGAGAAGATCCCCGAAAACATCCGCAATGCCTACGACACCTATACCTGCACCGGCCTGCCCGCCGGGCCGATCTCGAACCCCGGTCTGGCCGCCATCCGGGCTGCGCTGGCCCCCCAGCCCGATGCGGAAGTCCAAGACTGCTATTTCTTCGTGACCGACCTCAGCGGCCAGTATTACTACGCCCGCACCTATGCGGAGCATCAGACCAACTGCCAGAAGGCAGCGGATGTGAACCGTTCGCTTGCGGCAAAAAAATGAGAGCGAAGCCCTTGGGCCGGACAGAAAATGCAACGGTTGACCGGTTTGCCAGGGGCTCTCCCTTTGGGAGAGGGTAAGCTCGTTTAGGAGAATGATTATGTTACAGATCCCGGAACTTCTGTCCCCTGCGGGCGATTTGGAGCGCCTGCGCTACGCCATCAACTACGGTGCAGATGCCGTCTATTGCAGCCTGCCCGAATTTGGGATGCGCTCAGCCCCGGCCAACTTCACGCCGGAACAGCTGACCGAGGGCGTCATCTACGCCCATGCCCGCGGCCGCAAGGTCTATTTGACCATGAACACCCTGCCCACCAACGAAGAGGCCGACCGTCTGCCGGACGCCATCCGGAGCGCGGCCGCAGCGGGCGTGGATGCTTTCATCGTGGCAGACCTGGGTGTGCTGGAAGCCTGCAAGCAGTTCGCGCCGGATATTGATGTCCACATGTCCACCCAGACCGGCATCACCAACTGGGCCGCTGCCCGTGCGGCCTACAACCTGGGCGCCAAGCGGGTGGTGCTGGCCCGTGAGCTGACCTTGCAGGACATTGCCACCATCCGGGATAAGACCCCGCCGGAACTGGAGATCGAGGCCTTTGTCCACGGTGCCATGTGCATGAGCGTGTCGGGCCGGTGCCTGCTGTCCAACTATCTGACGGGCCGCGACTCCAACCGGGGCCAGTGCGCCCAGCCCTGCCGCTGGAAATACTACCTGAGCGAGGAGACCCGCCCCGGCCAGCTGTATGAGATCGGCGAGAACGAGGACGGGAGCTATATCCTGAACGCCAACGACATGTGCACGGCACCGTTCCTGGACCTCATCTGCAAGGCGGGCGTGGACAGCCTGAAGATCGAGGGCCGCGCCAAGACGTTCTACTACGTCGCCAGCGTGACGGCCGCCTACCGCCGCGCATTGGACCAGTATCTGGCCGACCCGATGAACGACAACTTTGAGCTGCCGGACGAGGTGCTGGCTGAGCTGACCCGCACCAGCCACCGCCACTATTCGCCGGGCTTCTACTTTGGCCGCGAGCAGGCCAAGCAGGCCACCGACAGCGCCACCTACATCCGCGAGTGGGAGTTCGTGGGCACTGTGGACAGCTGGGAGAACGGCATCGCCAGCTGCCAGCAGCGGGGCAAGTGGAGCCTGGGCGACACGCTGGAAGTGCTCTGCCCGGACGGCCGCAGCATCCCGCTGCACCCGGAGTGGATCCGGAACGAGGCAGGGGAGAAGGTGGAGTCCACCCCCCATGCGATGGAAAAATACACCATCCCCACCCCGGAACTGCCCCCCATGAGCCTGCTGCGGCGCAAGGTCTGAGATCTCCGTTCCATACAGCAAAAAAATCCCGCCATTTGGCGGGATTTTTTTCGTCAGAGCGTATCCAGAACGCTGCGCGCCTTCCGGATGGTATCTTCGCTCGTCTGCCACAGCTCGAACTCGGAGAAGCCGGGCAGGCCCATAGGAACGCCTTCCCGGCGGAAGGTCATCCGGCTGTCCAGCACCTGCTTGCCGGAAAGGTGGAAGCTGTGCGCACCGGTCTGTTTGGCCAGTGCAGGGAGGTTGGCCGGGGAGACGCCTGCGCCCACCAAAATCTCGATGCGCCCGGCGGCGCAGTCCACAAGCTGCCGGAGCAGGGGGGCCCCGGCGGGGGCGCTGGCGGCCTGGCCGCTGGTCAGGATGGTGGAAAGCCCCAGAGCACAGGCCGTGTCCAGCGCCGCGAAGGGGTCGCGGCAGACGTCAAAGGCGCGGTGGATGGTGAGTGCAACGGGGCGGCCCGCTTTGGCGGCGGCTTCACGGGCGGCCTCGTAGATGGGGCGCAGGGCCTCTGCATCCAGCGCACCGTCCGGGGTCAGCACACCGGTGACGATGCCGTCTGCCCCGGCGGCGACGAGGGCGGCGGCAGATTCTTTCATCTGGGTCAGCTCCCAGCGGTCGTAGCAGAAATCACCGAAGCGGGGGCGGAGCAGGGCGCGGACGGGCAGGCCGGTGGTCTCCTTGACCTGCCGCACCAGCGCAAGGCTGGGGGTGGTGCCGCCCACGATGAGGTCGGCGCAAAGTTCTAAGCGGTCTGCGCCGCCGTTCTTTGCCGCCAGTGCACTGGCGGTGCTGTCAACACAAACTTCTAATGTATAGGGCATGAAAAACCTCCTTTGATACAGCGGCCGGAACGGTCCATCAACAAGACCCGTCAACAGAAACTGCTGACGGGTCTTGTTCAGGAACAACAGGTCACTTTACGGATTCGAGGAAGCGTACGAAGCCTGCACGGCCTGCTTCGTCCAGCTTGTAGACACCGGCATCGGTCAGGACCTCAGCGAAGACATGGCCGACCTCGTCCTGCAGGATGAGGTGGACCGTATCAGCATTCAGCTCCGGGTGCCGGGCGAGGATCTCCTCGGCCCAGGCAGCGTGTTTTTGCAGGGCTTCGGGGTAGTCGGCCGTGGGCACATGCGCGGTCAGCAGGTCGGCCAGGTCGAACAGCTCCTGCTTCAGGCGGCTGGGCAGCACGGCCAGACCCATGACCTCGATGAGGCCGATGTTCTCCTTTTTGATGTGGTGGAGCTTGGCGTGGGGGTGGTAGACGCCCAGCGGGTGTTCCGGCGTGGTGATGTTGTTGCGGAGCACGAGGTCCAGCTGGAATCTGCCGTCCCGCATCCGGGCGATGGGGGTAATGGTGTTGTGCGGCTCACCGTCGGTCTCAGCGTAGACGAAGCAGGCTTCGTCGGTGTAGCCGCGCCATGCGGTCAGGATCTTGTCGGCCAGGTCCACCAGACGGGCGTCGTCCTCGCAGGTCAGGCGGATGCAGCTCATGGGCCAGTGGACGATGCCGGCTTCGACATCCTCGTAGCCGGGGAAGGTCCAGCTCTTCTCGATGGGAGCCTTGGCCATGGCGAACTCGTAGTGGCCACCCTGGAAGTGGTCGTGGCTCAGGATGGAGCCGCCCACGATGGGCAGGTCGGCGTTGCTGCCCACGAAGTAGTGCGGGAACAGCGCCACGAAATCCAGCAGC
Proteins encoded in this window:
- the galT gene encoding UDP-glucose--hexose-1-phosphate uridylyltransferase, producing the protein MISTAIQQLVNYGLDTGLILPDDAIYIRNQLLMTMQLDSFTEPEGEVCYKDLESILKTLVDDAVSRGVCADNSTARDLFDTKLMGVLTPRPSIVRANFEERYEEEGPQAATDWFYKFSQDTDYIRRYRIKRDLKWVTKTPYGDLDITINLSKPEKDPKAIAAAKLAPQSAYPKCQLCVENEGYAGRMNHPARENHRIIPLTINDSAWNLQYSPYVYYNEHCIVFNSQHTPMKIERATFRKLLDFVALFPHYFVGSNADLPIVGGSILSHDHFQGGHYEFAMAKAPIEKSWTFPGYEDVEAGIVHWPMSCIRLTCEDDARLVDLADKILTAWRGYTDEACFVYAETDGEPHNTITPIARMRDGRFQLDLVLRNNITTPEHPLGVYHPHAKLHHIKKENIGLIEVMGLAVLPSRLKQELFDLADLLTAHVPTADYPEALQKHAAWAEEILARHPELNADTVHLILQDEVGHVFAEVLTDAGVYKLDEAGRAGFVRFLESVK